Genomic window (Dictyoglomus thermophilum H-6-12):
ATCCATGATTATTACCTTCGCCTTAAAGGATAAGGCTTTTGCTATTTCTACAAGTTGTCTCTGAGCTACCGATAAATTTTTAACCAATTCATCAGGAGGAATGTCAGCCCCTACCCTTTCTAAAAGTTCCTTTGCTCTCCTTTCCATCTCCCTTTTATCCACAAAACCTAAGACTCCCAATATTCCTCTTCTCCTGATTTCTCTTCCAAGAAATATATTTTGAGCAACAGTCTGATTGGGAGTAACCATCAATTCTTGATGAATTGTACTAATTCCCATAAGTTGAGCATGATAAGGATCCTGTATTTCAACCCTTTTACCCTCAAAATAAATTCTGCCTGAGTCTCTTTTGTAAACCCCACTTAAAATTTTAACAAGGGTCGATTTGCCTGCTCCATTCTCTCCCACAAGTGCCATTACCTCGCCCGCATATGCTTCAAAATCTACTCTATCAAGAGCTTGAACTCCTGGAAATACCTTAGATATTCCCTCTACTCTTAAAATTGGCTCCAAACTTATTCACCCCCTTATTTAAAAGGAGGGTACGGCTTATTTTTACGCCGTACCCTCTATTCTTTAAGCTAACTACAGTTTAGAAAGCAGGTGGAAGTGGAGTCTTGAAATCTTTTAATAGCCATGCTCTAATCATTGCATCTACATTCTTCTGTGTTACAATATCCATTCCAGAATCAATCCAATCTGGGAATTTTTCATTATTAACTACTTTCCTGTAAAGAATATCTATAGCATCATAACCCCAACCCCAATATTTTTGTCCTACTAAGCCACAGAGATATCCTTCTTTGAGAAGCTGAAGCTCTACAGGTAACGTATCAAAGGCAACAGTAAATACTTTTTTAGCTTTTGCAGCTTTTTCCCAAAGAGGCATAGATCCCCTCTCAGCAAGGAGAGGCCAAAGACCTACAAAGAACCAACCTCTAAGCTTTGGATACTTTTGCATTGTTTCTTCTACTACTTGTACTCCTCTATTAATGTCGTCATAACAAGCTACAGTAGTTACAATTTTTATCTTTGGATATTTCTTAATCTCATCTTTAAATCCTCTCATTCTCTCTTCTAAATTAAGAGCTCCAGGTACTCCAGTCAAAAGTGCTACATCTCCACTAGTACCCATAGCTCTCACAAGAAGTTTCGCAGCCCATTTACCACCCTCATAGTTATTAACACCAAGGTAAGTAAATCTCTTACTCTTAGGAGAATCAGCATCAAAGGTCATTACAGGAATTCCTGCTTCCACAGCTTTGTTAATGACATCTATCAAGGCTGTAGGATCATTACAAGAGATAGCTATACCATCAACCTTTCTTGCCACCACATCTTCCACAACTCTTGCCTGCTCAGTAGCATCGGATGCTACTGATGCCACATATAGAACTTCTACCTTGTAAGGACCTTTCTTAGATAACTCCTCAGCTCTCTTGAATGCTCCATCTCTACCAAGCTCAAATACTGGATTATTTAAAGCCTTAGGAATCCATGCAAACACAAGTTTTTTAGGAGTTTGAGCAGTAGTAGCCATTAAGAGGAAGATAACAACAATAAAGAAAATCATTAAAAACTTTTTCATAAACCCACCCCCTATAAGTTAATTAGTAAGGTTCATAAATAAAGAGAATTTTAAACATTTTTTAATCTTCCTAAACCTTTACAATCACCCCTTCCCTTCTCAAGATAGGGATATTATATAACACTTGCTAAAACTTGACAATAACTAAAATATTTAAAATTTAAAACAAAATCTAAAATTAATGTTATAATAAAATATTAAAACTTCTTAGAGGAGGGTACTATGAAACTTCTAATTAGAATTTATATTTTAGCGTTCCTTTTAATCATTATTTCCTTTAGTTTTGCAGAAGGTATAGATAATAA
Coding sequences:
- a CDS encoding sugar-binding protein, producing the protein MKKFLMIFFIVVIFLLMATTAQTPKKLVFAWIPKALNNPVFELGRDGAFKRAEELSKKGPYKVEVLYVASVASDATEQARVVEDVVARKVDGIAISCNDPTALIDVINKAVEAGIPVMTFDADSPKSKRFTYLGVNNYEGGKWAAKLLVRAMGTSGDVALLTGVPGALNLEERMRGFKDEIKKYPKIKIVTTVACYDDINRGVQVVEETMQKYPKLRGWFFVGLWPLLAERGSMPLWEKAAKAKKVFTVAFDTLPVELQLLKEGYLCGLVGQKYWGWGYDAIDILYRKVVNNEKFPDWIDSGMDIVTQKNVDAMIRAWLLKDFKTPLPPAF